From Candidatus Xianfuyuplasma coldseepsis:
GGTTCAAGGACCTACTCAATGATTTGCATCAGATGGACATTGCCCGTGTTCGGTTTACAACGTCCCATCCAAAAGACTTCGATGAAGAAACCGTTCAAATATTGGCAAAAGGTGGCAATTTAATGCCATACATTCACCTACCCGTGCAATCGGGTAGTAATGAAGTATTGAAACGGATGAATCGAAAATATACAAAAGAAGAGTACTACCAATTGGTCGATCACATCTATCATTACATTCCCCATGCATCATTGACCACAGACATTATTGTTGGCTTTCCAGGGGAAACAGAAGAACAGTTCGCTGAAACATTGGAACTTGTTGAATATTGCCGTTTTGAAGGGGCGTTTACCTTTATTTATTCAAAGCGTGAAGGCACACCAGCGGCATCGTATGAAGATGACGTTCCAATGGCTGTTAAGAAAGAACGTCTAGCTCGCTTGAACAAGATAGTAAACAAAGGGTATCTACATGGTTCAAAACGATTTGAAGGGAAAACAGTAAAGGTCTTAGTGGATGGAACAAGTAAGAACAATGATAGCATCCTGGCGGGATACACAGAAAACAATAAACTCGTCAATTTTGCTGGTCCTACATCATTGATTGGACAGATTGTAGATGTAACCATTACCGAGTCGAAAACATGGTTCATGTTAGGTGAGTATCATGACGGCAATTGATCGCTTAATTGAATCGTTACAAAACGATCCAACAGTACGGCGTTTTCAAGAACTTGAACGAATCATTGACCAAGACATGAATTTACAGCAACAATATAACGAGTTACTCGATGCCCAAAAGATAATGGTTCAGCGTCAAGTGAAGAAGCATCCACAATATAATGATGCGAAAGAAACCTATCAATTGTTAAGAGAACAACTTATGCAGCATGTCTTGATGAGTGAATATTTGGATTTATTAGAACAAATCAACGGTGATCTAAAATGGATTCAAGAGATCATTGAATCAGAAATTAGTAAAGATTTTGACTAGTTGTAAAATCGGGAACCATAATAACGGAGGGAAATCGCTTTAAAAAGCAATTTCCTATTGATTTACCACTAATTGTATTGTATAATTATTTTAGAACATTATTCAGTACTAAGGAGTGATTGGCATGGCTGGTAAAAAGAAATCTGAAGATTTTATCTTTTTGTATAACAAAAAAGAGAAAATTTCAAAACTCGTAAAGGATTTTACAGTAATTCCTTCTCATGAGATTGTAAAATATCTATTAAACAAAGAAATTTATTTACCCAACTATCTTCACAAAGCATTAATTCGAAAAAATATTGCACCGGCAATTGCCGATGCTGATAGTTCGAATAAGTTCTCGGATGAGATGAAATTTCGTTTACGTTGGTTTGATAAATTTACGATATTCCAATTAGAACGATTAGCGCTTGGGTACCAGTTACCGATTAATGTTACCGAATATAAGAAAGATTTCTGGGACATTATCGTTCGAAATCGTTCTGAACTGGGAATTAACAATCTTGAGTTTGTCAAACTGCAGAACTTAACGCTAAAATATGCCCGGGAACCACAAGAATCGTACGATGCAATGATGGAAGAGTTTCGTCAGGTTTATTTCGAACCAGACGGATACTTTGATGGCACGCTTATTGAGGATGCAAAAGAAGTGTTGTCAAATGCAACCACTTTAACAGAAATTCGCGACCTTGGAAAACGATACAATGTTGAAATACCTCGCCGTATCAACAAAAAACAATTGATAGACATCGTGTCATTAAAATTGGGATTTGATGAGGAAAAACGAGAAGAAATCGCGAAAAAATCCATCCTTGAAATTGAACGTTACGCGAAACGCCGTAAAGTGAACGTTTCGATTGAGTTGAAAAAAGATGACATGATTGAATACATTTTAATTAAAATGCCGCAAACGGTCGCACCTAAATATACCAACTCATTAAAGGTATTCGCCGGAATGAATATCGAAGAATACTTATACAATTTGAAATTCCAAGAAATTGCTTCCGTGGTTTCAGATAAACGGAAAAAACGAGTCCGAACGGGATTCTTAGTCCTAATTGCGATCGTTGTTGTTGCCGCAGTGGGATACTTAATCTATACGAATTTCATTGTTTAGAGGAGATTGCCAGATATGGATGCAATTGACAAATCACAATACACGCCGATGATGCGTCAATATCTTACGATTAAAGAAGACTATAACGATGCTATAGTCTTTTTTCGACTGGGTGACTTCTATGAAATGTTCTTTACCGATGCCTATCTCGCATCCCGTGAGCTTGAAATCCAATTAACCGGACGGGACGCCGGCGCAAAAGAACGCGTTCCGATGTGTGGTGTGCCCCATCATGCGGCGGATGCATACATTGAACGTCTCATTCAAAAAGGATACAAAGTAGCCATTTGTGAACAAGTCGAAGACCCGGCAACTGCCAAAGGAATTGTCAAACGCGATGTCGTTCGGCTGATTACACCTGGTACGTACATGGAAG
This genomic window contains:
- a CDS encoding YlbF family regulator, with translation MTAIDRLIESLQNDPTVRRFQELERIIDQDMNLQQQYNELLDAQKIMVQRQVKKHPQYNDAKETYQLLREQLMQHVLMSEYLDLLEQINGDLKWIQEIIESEISKDFD